DNA from Mesorhizobium sp. DCY119:
AGTCGCATGGATGAACCTATGCCGATGCCTCGCAGTGTCAACGGAGGCATTCCAGATGGAACAATGGTCCAAGGGTTCTGGTGCAATCTGCGTGGCTGTCGCCGTCCGGTGGCGGTGAGGATGTCAGGTTACGCCGTTGCTGTGACGTATTGGCCACAGCAAATTTACCCGGTGTATAGAATTTCACAGTCTTCTTGGGTCGCGAGCTGTAAAGCCTCGGAAAGAAGGGGGCTATTCACATGTACAAAGCAATGCTTTTCGCGATTACGCTTGTGCTTTCTGGTGCGCCAGTTCAGGCCATGGCAGATAATCTTGTGGCCAGGGTCAGTGTCTCGTCGCAGACGATGACGGTCAGTAAACAGGGCCGTGTCATCCACACCTGGAGAGTATCGACCGCTCGGAAGGGCTTTTCCACACCACGAGGAAGCTGGCGGCCGACGCGCATGCACCGCATGTGGTACTCGCGCAAATACGAGATGTCGCCGATGCCTTACTCGGTATTCTTCCGCGGTGGCTATGCCATCCATGGCACCGGCTACGTCAAGCAGCTCGGGCGGCCGGCATCGCATGGCTGTGTGCGCCTCGCGACCTCGAACGCGGCGCAGTTCTATTCCCTGGTCAGGGAAATGGGGCCGGGCAACACGCGGATCATCGTCACCAACTGATTGATTCGAAATTCCAAGCCCAAACCATATTCCGCAATCACTTTGCGGCATGTCGTTTATGTCTAGACGAAAATTGCCGTGAAATGACGCCTTCGGGCATTTCATTTCAGGCGTGCGCTCTATAGGAATCGGCAGAGGAGCACTGCCGATGACATCCGAGCCGCGTCTTGCGCTATCGACGCCCGTTGCCGACGAGGTCCGCAAGACCACCTGCTACATGTGCGCCTGCCGTTGCGGCATCAATGTGCATATCAAGGACGGCAAGATCCGCTACATCGAGGGCAACCGCGACCATCCGGTCAATCGCGGCGTGCTCTGTGCCAAGGGTTCGGCCGGCATCATGCAGCATTATGCGCCGGCAAGGCTGCGTGCGCCGCTGAAGCGCACCGGCCCGCGCGGTTCCGGCGAATTCCAGGAAATCTCTTGGGAAGAAGCGCTGACGATCGCCACAGGCTGGCTCGATGGCGTGCGCCACGACGACCCGAAGAAGCTCGCCTTCTTCACCGGGCGTGACCAGTCGCAGTCGCTCACCGGCTTCTGGGCGCAGCAGTTCGGCACGCCGAACTATGCGGCGCATGGCGGCTTCTGCTCGGTCAACATGGCGGCTGGCGGCATCATGACCATCGGCGGCGCATTCTGGGAATTCGGCGCGCCCGACTGGGACAGGACCAAGCTTTTCGTGATGTTCGGGGTCGCGGAGGACCACGATTCCAACCCGATCAAGATGGGCATCGCCAAGGTCAAGAAGAACGGCGCGCGCTTCGTCTCGGTCAATCCCGTGCGCACTGGCTATTCGGCCGTCGCCGACAACTGGATAGGCATCCGCCCCGGCACGGACGGGCTGCTGATCCTCGCGGTCGTTCATGAACTGCTCAAAGCGCGGAAGATCGATGTCGATTACCTCGTCCGCTACTCCAACGCACCCTGGCTGGTCATCGATGCGCCGGGAACCGCCGAGCACGGCCTGTTCGCGCGCGATGCCGATGGCAAGCCGCTGATCTTTGAAACGGTCACCGAGCGCGCCGTACCTGTCGGCACGAAAGGCGCTCGCCCGGGATTGTCAGGCCGCCATGAACTGCCCGATGGGCGTTTTGCCGTGCCGTCCTTCCAGCTTCTGGCCGAAAAATATCTCGACCCGAAATATGCGCCTGAAGCGGCTTCCGTCGAAACCGGCGTGGCTGTCGATGTCATTCGCGGGCTTGCTGCAGAGATCGCCCGCGTTGCCTTCGATGAGGCGATCACCGTCGAGCAGCCCTGGACCGACGTGCACGGCGAACGCCATCATCACTTCGTCGGCAGGCCGGTGTCGTTCCATGCCATGCGCGGGCTTTCGGCCCATTCCAACGGTTTTCAGACGGCGCGGGCGCTGCACATGCTGCAGGTGCTGATCGGGGCGGTCGATTGTCCCGGTGCATTCCGCTTTGAGCCGCCTTATCCCAAGCCGTTGGAAGCGCACCCGACCCCGCATGGCAAGGCCGAGCATTTCGGCTCGGCCAAGCCGCTGTCGGGACCGCATCTGGGTTTCCCGCGCGGGCCGGAGGATCTGCTCATCGACGCCGAGGGCAAGCCGACCCGCATCGACAAGGCGTTTTCATGGGATGCGCCGATTTCCGCCCACGGCTTGATGCATATGGTCATCGCCAATGCCCATGCCGGCGATCCTTATCCGATCGATGTTCTGTTCCTCTACATGGCCAACATGGCCTGGAACTCCTCCATGAACACCGCCGGCGTCATGAAGATGCTGGAGGACAGGGACCCCGAGACCGGCGAATACCGCATCCCGAAGATCATCTATTCCGATGCCTACGCCTCGGAAATGGTCGCCTATGCCGATCTCGTATTGCCCGACACGACCTATCTGGAGCGGCATGACTGCATCTCGCTGCTCGACCGGCCGATCTCCGAACCCGACGCCGTGCAGGACGCCATCCGCTGGCCGGTGGTCGAGCCCGACCGTGATGTGCGCGGCTTCCAGAGCGTGTTGATCGATCTCGGATCGCGGCTGAAGCTGCCGGCCTTTGTCGATTCACGCGGCACGGCGATCTACAAGGATTATGCGGACTACATCGTGCGCCACGAGCGCCGTCCGGGCATCGGGCCGCTGGCCGGGTTTCGCGGCCTGAATGGCGACAAAGCAGGGCGTGGCGCAGCCAATCCCGACCAGTTGAAGCGCTATATCGAGAACGGCTCGTTCTTCTCTGCGCATATCCCGCTCGAGGCGCAGTTCTTCAAGCATGCGAACCAGGCCTATCAGGACTTTGCCGTGCGCATGGGCTTCTTCGACACGCCGCAGCCGGTGACGTTCCAGCTTTACAGCGAGCCGCTGCAGAAGTTCCGGCTATCGGCAGAGGGCCTGCGCGCGCCTTTTGCACCGGAAACGCATCGCCAGCGCATCCTGGATAGTTTTACGCCGCTGCCCGACTGGTATCGGCCTTTCGAGGAAGCGCTGGTCGACCGCGAGACCTATCCTTACCACGCCATCACGCAGCGGCCGGCGGCGATGTATCATTCCTGGGGTTCGATGAACGCCTGGCTGCGTCAGATTCACACCCGCAACCCGCTCTATGTGCCGGGGCCGATCTGCGACGAGCATGGCCTTGTCGACGGGGACTGGGTCTGGGTCATCTCGCATCACGGCCGCATCAAGGTCGAGATCGCGCGCATGGAGGCGGTCAATTCCTCGACGATCTGGACCTGGAACGCCATCGGTAAACGCAAGGGCGCCTGGGGGCTCGACGAGAATGCGCCGGAAGCCAAAAAAGGCTTCCTGATGAATCACTTGATCCACGAACTTCTACCGCCGAAGGGCGATGGTATGCGCTGGTCGAACTCCGATCCCGTCACCGGACAGGCGGCCTGGTACGACCTGCGCGTGCGCATCGAGAAGGCGGAACGGGCGCAGATCAGCGAGCCGCATTTTCCAGCCGTCGCCGAGCCGGGCAGGCCGCATGCCCATGTCGAAGAACTGCGCTACGGGCAGGAGTGGACGAAATGACCATGCTGCCCGCCCAATCGACGCCGAAGAAGCTCGGGCTCGTCATCGACCTCGATGTCTGCGTCGGCTGCCATGCCTGCGTCGTCAGCTGCAAGGAATGGAACACCGGCGGCTACGGCTCGGCCCTGTCCGATCAGGACCCATACGGTGCCGACGTTTCCGGCGCGTGGCTGAACCGCGTCCACACATTCGAAGTGATGCCGGAAGGCGGTGAGATCGTCGGCGAGGCGGGTGATGCGCGCATCGTGCATTTCCCGAAATCCTGCCTGCATTGCGAGGATGCGCCCTGCGTCACCGTGTGCCCCACCGGCGCGTCCTACAAACGGTCAGCCGACGGCATCGTGCTGGTCGACGAGGACAAGTGCATCGGCTGCGGGCTATGCGCCTGGGCGTGCCCCTATGGCGCACGCGAGATGGACGTTGCTGCCGGCGTGATGAAGAAATGCACGCTCTGCATCGACCGCATCTACAACGAGACCTTCGAGGAAGTGGACCGCGTGCCGTCCTGCGTGCGCACATGCCCGGCCAATGCCCGGCATTTCGGCGATCTTGCCGACCCGCACTCCGATGTTTCGATTATGGTTGCGCAGCGCCGCGGCATGGATCTGATGCCGGAGCAGGGCACGCGGCCGGTCAACAAATACCTGCCGCCGCGCCCGCGAAAATCCCTTGCCGACAGCGCGCGGGGTTTGCCGCTGGCGGAAAACACCGAAGGCGCGAAGGGTTTTTTCGCCTGGCTCGACGGCATGCTGGATCGTATCTAACCCCATGCATCCGGCTCCCTCGATCATCCTCTTCACGACCTTGTCCGGCCTCGGCTACGGCCTTGCCGCCGTTCTCGGCCTCGGCTTGCTCGATCCTGCTGCAATCGCGACGAAATTGGCCCATGTGCTGGCGCTGGCCTTGATCGGCGGCGGGCTTCTGTCCTCGACGCTGCATCTCGGCAATCCGCAGCGCGCCTGGCGGGCGCTGTCGCAATGGCGGTCTAGCTGGCTGTCGCGGGAAGGCGTCATGGCGATCCTCACCTTCCTGCCGCTTGTGTTCTCGACGTGGATGGCAATCTTCGAAAACCGCTATCTGCTGCTTCCCGGCCTGCTTGGCACGGTGCTCTGCCTCGTCACCGTTTATTGCACCGGCATGATCTATGCCTCGCTGAAATCCGTGCAGACCTGGCACACGCCGCTGACGCCGCTCTGCTATCTGCTGTTTGCTGTTGCCGGCGGCTTTGTCCTTGCGGGGTTTCTCGCCTTCTGCGGCAGCGGCGGGACCGTTCTCGTTCCGATCCTGGCTATCGTCTCTCTTATCGCAGCCTGGGCGGTGAAGGCGCTGTGGCGCGACCACATGAAAAGGCTGGTGCCGCTGTCGACGCCCGAAAGTGCGACCGGTCTGGGCAGTATCGGCCATGTGCGCCTGTTCGAGCGGCCGCATGTCACCGAAAACTATCTGACGCGGGAAATGGGCTTCAAGGTCGCGCGCAAGCATGCAGGCAAGCTTTGGCTTGTCGCCCTGATTGCGGGCGGATTAATTCCGGCCTTGCTGTTTCTTGGCCTGTTGTTGACTGGTGCGGAAAACGGGCTGTTTCCCGCCTTCATCGCCGCGCTTGCCATTGTGATTCACGCGCTTGGCATGCTGACGGAGCGCTGGCTGTTCTTCGCGGAAGCCCGGCATGCGGTGATGAATTACTACGGCGGTTGAAGGTTGCAGCCGTTGCTTGGCCGGGAGAATTAGCCCGCCGGCCGCAGTTTGCGGCGCTTGTCCAGGGCAGCCAAACGTTTGATCAGCCTCTGGATCGCCAGCTTCTGCGCGTTGCGCTCAGGGCGGTGCTGCAGACCCCAAGGTGTCCACAGTGCTGCGCCTGCGGTGTTCGATTGGTTCTTTGCGGTCCGTTTGTCCATAGCCATTCTCATTATCACGAAATATGAACGGCTGAAATCGGACTTTGTTACGACCAGAAAACCTCTATCACGCCGATGTGTTTGGCGTTTGGGCAGGTGCCTGCTTGCGACCGCGTCCACGCTTCTTTTTCGACAGCACCCAGCGCTTGTGGAACCACATCCACTGACCCGGATCCTCGCGCACCCA
Protein-coding regions in this window:
- a CDS encoding L,D-transpeptidase; amino-acid sequence: MYKAMLFAITLVLSGAPVQAMADNLVARVSVSSQTMTVSKQGRVIHTWRVSTARKGFSTPRGSWRPTRMHRMWYSRKYEMSPMPYSVFFRGGYAIHGTGYVKQLGRPASHGCVRLATSNAAQFYSLVREMGPGNTRIIVTN
- a CDS encoding molybdopterin oxidoreductase family protein, with product MTSEPRLALSTPVADEVRKTTCYMCACRCGINVHIKDGKIRYIEGNRDHPVNRGVLCAKGSAGIMQHYAPARLRAPLKRTGPRGSGEFQEISWEEALTIATGWLDGVRHDDPKKLAFFTGRDQSQSLTGFWAQQFGTPNYAAHGGFCSVNMAAGGIMTIGGAFWEFGAPDWDRTKLFVMFGVAEDHDSNPIKMGIAKVKKNGARFVSVNPVRTGYSAVADNWIGIRPGTDGLLILAVVHELLKARKIDVDYLVRYSNAPWLVIDAPGTAEHGLFARDADGKPLIFETVTERAVPVGTKGARPGLSGRHELPDGRFAVPSFQLLAEKYLDPKYAPEAASVETGVAVDVIRGLAAEIARVAFDEAITVEQPWTDVHGERHHHFVGRPVSFHAMRGLSAHSNGFQTARALHMLQVLIGAVDCPGAFRFEPPYPKPLEAHPTPHGKAEHFGSAKPLSGPHLGFPRGPEDLLIDAEGKPTRIDKAFSWDAPISAHGLMHMVIANAHAGDPYPIDVLFLYMANMAWNSSMNTAGVMKMLEDRDPETGEYRIPKIIYSDAYASEMVAYADLVLPDTTYLERHDCISLLDRPISEPDAVQDAIRWPVVEPDRDVRGFQSVLIDLGSRLKLPAFVDSRGTAIYKDYADYIVRHERRPGIGPLAGFRGLNGDKAGRGAANPDQLKRYIENGSFFSAHIPLEAQFFKHANQAYQDFAVRMGFFDTPQPVTFQLYSEPLQKFRLSAEGLRAPFAPETHRQRILDSFTPLPDWYRPFEEALVDRETYPYHAITQRPAAMYHSWGSMNAWLRQIHTRNPLYVPGPICDEHGLVDGDWVWVISHHGRIKVEIARMEAVNSSTIWTWNAIGKRKGAWGLDENAPEAKKGFLMNHLIHELLPPKGDGMRWSNSDPVTGQAAWYDLRVRIEKAERAQISEPHFPAVAEPGRPHAHVEELRYGQEWTK
- a CDS encoding 4Fe-4S dicluster domain-containing protein, giving the protein MTMLPAQSTPKKLGLVIDLDVCVGCHACVVSCKEWNTGGYGSALSDQDPYGADVSGAWLNRVHTFEVMPEGGEIVGEAGDARIVHFPKSCLHCEDAPCVTVCPTGASYKRSADGIVLVDEDKCIGCGLCAWACPYGAREMDVAAGVMKKCTLCIDRIYNETFEEVDRVPSCVRTCPANARHFGDLADPHSDVSIMVAQRRGMDLMPEQGTRPVNKYLPPRPRKSLADSARGLPLAENTEGAKGFFAWLDGMLDRI
- a CDS encoding DmsC/YnfH family molybdoenzyme membrane anchor subunit, translated to MHPAPSIILFTTLSGLGYGLAAVLGLGLLDPAAIATKLAHVLALALIGGGLLSSTLHLGNPQRAWRALSQWRSSWLSREGVMAILTFLPLVFSTWMAIFENRYLLLPGLLGTVLCLVTVYCTGMIYASLKSVQTWHTPLTPLCYLLFAVAGGFVLAGFLAFCGSGGTVLVPILAIVSLIAAWAVKALWRDHMKRLVPLSTPESATGLGSIGHVRLFERPHVTENYLTREMGFKVARKHAGKLWLVALIAGGLIPALLFLGLLLTGAENGLFPAFIAALAIVIHALGMLTERWLFFAEARHAVMNYYGG